In Oharaeibacter diazotrophicus, the genomic window CCCCGCAACGCGACGCCGCTGATCCCGGTGCTGTTCGCCCTCCTGGTGATCCTGCCGCTGGAGGGACCGCGGCGCCGGCTGGCGGCCGGGCTGCTGGTGGTCCTCACGGCCTGCCAGGGTCTCGGCCTCGCGCACGTGCTGCTCCACCTCGACACGGCGAAGGGCTCGTGGAACCTGCCGGTGCCGGCGGTTCTGGAGGCGGTGCGCGAACGGGCGCGCACCTGCCCCGGCCGGCTCCACGTGGCGGTCCACGACGTGGTGCTGGCCAATCTGCTGGCGGCGGAACCCGGCCTTTCGATCGCGAGCCCCTACACGACGCCGACCGGCGGCGCGGCCGCGGGCGACTGCCTCGTCGCGCTCGCGACCTTCCGCGGCAGCCTCGGCCGGCCGCGGCTCGCCGCGATGCTCGCCAGCCTGCCGGCGACGCCCGTGGCCGAGACGCGGTTCGGGCCAGACCCCCACGCGGCGATCAAGCGCCGCTTCGACCCGGACGTGCCCGACGTCGCCGTGCGGCTGCTGGACTTCGGCAGCCTCGCCGAACCGGTCGACCTCGCGCCGTGGCAGCGGCGCGGACCGCCGTGACCGCGGGCCCGACGTTGACCGGACGCGGGCGGCCGCCTATGCGGGGCGCGATCTCGGGACGGGGAACTCGGCCGTGACGGTGCGTTGGCGGATGGTCGCGGCGGTTCTGCTGGCTGTCGCGGCGGTGGTCTCGACGGTGCGCGGGCTCCAGGTCGGCCTCGCCATGGGCACCGATCTGCAGTGGAGCCCGGCGAGGGTCTTCCTGTCGGGGCGCGATCCCTACGCGCTCTGGCTCGGCGGCGATCCGTCCGACGAGATCATCCTGAAGCAGGTGCCGAATTATCTGCACGTGCTCTACGTCGCGATGGCGCCGCTGGCGGCCATGGACTTCGTGTCCGCCCGGGCGGTGTGGGCGTTCGGGAACCTCGTGCTCGGGGTGGGACTGGTGCTGGTGCTGGCGCGGCGATTCGGGCTCGACGGCGCGCGCACGGCGCTGCTGCTCGGCCTGTTCATGGCCGGCACGCCGTTCCGCATCGGCCTCGAACTCGGCCAGACCGCGCTCGTCGCCATGGCGTTCCTGATCCTGCCGTTCCTCGGCCCGCCCTTTCCCGGACGGCGCGGCGCCTTCGCCCTGCAGGGAATGGGATACGCCAAGTACAGCTTCGCGCCGCCGTTCCTGCTCTACGGCCTCCTGCGTCACGGCCCGGTGGCGCTCGCCGGCCTGATCGTGCCGGCAGCCGGTTTCGCGGTCTTCTGCTGGTGGACCGGGACGTCGCCCTTCGTGGCGGCGCTGGAACCGCTGACGGTGGCCGGTCGCAACCTGGGCGTGACGACGGCCGACTTCATGGCGGTGGCGCAGCGGCTGTTCGGGAGACACACGGTCGTGTCGGGCACGCTCGCGCTGGCGCTCTGCGCCGTGCTCGTCCACGCGGCCGCCCGTCATCCGGACGAGGAACTGCACCTGCCGCTGGTCGCGCTGATCTCGCTCGCCTGCTTCAAGCACCACGTCTACGACTACGCGATACTGCTGCCGGTGCTCGCCTACGCTCTGCGGCCGGGCGAGGTGGCCGGCCGCCTGCCGATCCTGCTCGTGACGGCCTGGTTCTGGTTGGGGCGACAGGCCGTGGAGATGAGCACGGCCCCCTGGGGATATGCCGGCGCCGCGCGGCGGTGGATGGTGATCCCCGGGTTCGTCGTGCTCGTCGCGCTGAT contains:
- a CDS encoding glycosyltransferase family 87 protein; its protein translation is MTVRWRMVAAVLLAVAAVVSTVRGLQVGLAMGTDLQWSPARVFLSGRDPYALWLGGDPSDEIILKQVPNYLHVLYVAMAPLAAMDFVSARAVWAFGNLVLGVGLVLVLARRFGLDGARTALLLGLFMAGTPFRIGLELGQTALVAMAFLILPFLGPPFPGRRGAFALQGMGYAKYSFAPPFLLYGLLRHGPVALAGLIVPAAGFAVFCWWTGTSPFVAALEPLTVAGRNLGVTTADFMAVAQRLFGRHTVVSGTLALALCAVLVHAAARHPDEELHLPLVALISLACFKHHVYDYAILLPVLAYALRPGEVAGRLPILLVTAWFWLGRQAVEMSTAPWGYAGAARRWMVIPGFVVLVALIVHLLRTDAAGRRVRWPGFQGRQKAVAGSSAARSSAAEP